A part of Jiangella alba genomic DNA contains:
- a CDS encoding pentapeptide repeat-containing protein, which translates to MARRAGVRQRLAVARTVGGAVLSAVGLGAVGLGAVGLGAVGLGAVDLSAVDLSAVDLSAVDLSAVDLSAVDLGPVDLSAVDLSAVDLSAVDLSAVDLSAVDLSAVDLGPVDLGPVDLSAVDLGPVDLSAVDLSAVDLGLRLGAVVAGLVVGLLAADQGVQRALPQPRRGARVVEDVDAAAILTRCCDEAAQQVRRRRVGAAAGGVVGRLRAQHRVDRTLPQPRRGAGVVQQVDTVAGQRAVVVAGGVVRGLTVAEPVDRALPQPRQRTGVVADVEAVTVSGAVAVARDVGGLLALDEHVRRALPQPRQCARAVEHVDAVAVRGLLRVADHVVGRLVLRRAVRRTLPEPGRRAGVVEDIDAVAVRVGAVVQDVDAVTDGDAGVAVAGLVVGLLAAHEDVERALPEPGQRADAVAHFDVTEAEVVEQAVGLLDTGDLVGELNPLALLGRGRRHAQGETGGERSAGHNGATQHCLQHNSPQIIRKVFPRQPFFWVPAREYI; encoded by the coding sequence CTGGCTCGACGCGCCGGTGTCCGGCAGCGCCTCGCCGTCGCCCGCACCGTCGGCGGCGCCGTCCTCAGCGCCGTCGGTCTCGGTGCCGTCGGTCTCGGTGCCGTCGGTCTCGGTGCCGTCGGTCTCGGTGCCGTCGACCTCAGTGCCGTCGACCTCAGTGCCGTCGACCTCAGTGCCGTCGACCTCAGTGCCGTCGACCTCAGTGCCGTCGACCTCGGTCCCGTCGACCTCAGTGCCGTCGACCTCAGTGCCGTCGACCTCAGTGCCGTCGACCTCAGTGCCGTCGACCTCAGTGCCGTCGACCTCAGTGCCGTCGACCTCGGTCCCGTCGACCTCGGTCCCGTCGACCTCAGTGCCGTCGACCTCGGTCCCGTCGACCTCAGTGCCGTCGACCTCAGTGCCGTCGACCTCGGTCTCCGCCTCGGCGCGGTTGTCGCAGGCCTGGTAGTAGGCCTCCTGGCTGCCGATCAGGGCGTTCAGCGGGCCCTGCCACAGCCACGGCGCGGCGCACGCGTCGTTGAGGATGTCGATGCTGCCGCCATCCTCACCCGGTGCTGCGACGAGGCTGCTCAGCAGGTCCGTCGACGGCGCGTCGGCGCCGCTGCAGGCGGTGTAGTGGGCCGACTGCGAGCCCAGCACCGCGTTGACCGGACCCTGCCACAGCCACGGCGCGGCGCAGGCGTTGTTCAGCAGGTTGACACCGTCGCCGGTCAGCGTGCCGTCGTTGTTGCAGGCGGCGTAGTGCGCGGACTGACCGTCGCTGAACCCGTTGACCGGGCCCTGCCACAGCCACGGCAGCGCACAGGCGTTGTTGCCGACGTTGAGGCCGTCACCGTAAGTGGTGCCGTCGCTGTTGCACGCGACGTAGGTGGCCTCCTGGCCCTCGACGAACACGTTCGCCGGGCCCTGCCACAGCCACGGCAGTGCGCACGCGCCGTTGAGCACGTTGATGCCGTCGCCGTACGTGGTCTCCTCCGTGTTGCAGACCACGTAGTAGGCCGCCTGGTCCTCCGTCGCGCCGTTCGCCGGACCCTGCCAGAGCCAGGGCGCCGCGCAGGCGTTGTTGAGGACATTGATGCCGTCGCCGTACGAGTCGGCGCCGTTGTTCAGGACGTTGATGCCGTCACCGATGGCGATGCCGGTGTTGCCGTTGCAGGCCTCGTAGTAGGCCTCCTGGCCGCCCACGAAGATGTTGAACGGGCCCTGCCAGAGCCAGGGCAGCGCGCAGATGCTGTTGCCCACTTCGATGTCACCGAGGCCGAGGTTGTCGAGCAGGCCGTCGGCCTCCTCGACACTGGTGATCTCGTTGGGGAGCTCAACCCCCTTGCCCTCCTCGGCCGTGGCCGCCGGCACGCTCAGGGCGAAACAGGCGGCGAGCGCAGCGCCGGCCACAACGGCGCCACGCAGCACTGTCTTCAACACAATTCTCCTCAAATCATTCGAAAGGTGTTTCCCAGGCAACCTTTTTTCTGGGTGCCCGCCAGGGAGTACATTTGA
- a CDS encoding class I SAM-dependent methyltransferase, which yields MRRAVIPSPNIWHHPDVYEIENRGVDPGGVIEAAMLRLHDWAGLELLDVGCGAGYHLPRFAASARRVAGVEPHPPLVRRAQQRVATLPAAVRSRITVRRGTAQQLPLPTASVDVVHARWAYFFGPGCEPGLAELGRVLRRGGTAFVIDNDATRSTFGRWFRTALPKYDAQAVERFWARQGWHREPLTMRWELPDRAAFEAVVRIEFDPANADAILAEHDGASVDYAVNLFWRRF from the coding sequence GTGCGCCGCGCCGTGATCCCGAGTCCGAACATCTGGCACCATCCCGACGTCTACGAGATCGAGAACCGCGGGGTCGATCCCGGCGGTGTCATCGAGGCCGCCATGCTGCGTCTGCACGACTGGGCGGGGCTCGAGTTGCTCGACGTCGGCTGCGGCGCCGGGTACCACCTCCCGCGGTTCGCCGCGTCCGCCCGCCGCGTCGCCGGCGTCGAGCCGCACCCGCCGCTGGTGCGCCGGGCCCAGCAGCGAGTCGCGACGCTGCCGGCGGCGGTGCGCTCCCGCATCACCGTCCGGCGCGGCACGGCCCAGCAGCTGCCGCTCCCGACTGCCTCCGTCGACGTCGTGCACGCCCGCTGGGCCTACTTCTTCGGCCCGGGCTGCGAGCCGGGCCTGGCCGAACTGGGCCGGGTCCTGCGGCGCGGCGGCACCGCGTTCGTCATCGACAACGACGCGACGCGCTCGACGTTCGGCCGCTGGTTCCGCACCGCGCTGCCGAAGTACGACGCCCAGGCGGTGGAGCGGTTCTGGGCCCGGCAGGGCTGGCATCGCGAGCCGCTGACGATGCGCTGGGAGCTGCCCGACCGCGCGGCCTTCGAGGCCGTCGTGCGGATCGAGTTCGACCCGGCCAACGCCGACGCCATCCTCGCCGAGCACGACGGCGCCTCCGTCGACTACGCCGTCAACCTCTTCTGGCGCCGCTTCTGA
- the radA gene encoding DNA repair protein RadA — protein sequence MAKAKATAPAFRCSECGWTTAKWVGRCGECQAWGTVEQAGTAKAGVTAAGPVTEAARPIGSVALEAARSRPTGVGEFDRALGGGLVQGAVILLAGEPGVGKSTLLLDVTARWAHEAGRALYITGEESAAQVRLRAERTGAVADHLYLAAETDLSAVLGHIDEVQPSLLVLDSVQTVSSPAVDGAAGGVTQVREVAASLIRVAKDRGLATILVGHVTKDGGIAGPRVLEHLVDVVLQFEGDRHSRLRLVRTVKNRFGPADEVGCFDLTDTGITSLADPTGLFLSRHATPVPGTCITVTLEGRRPLLGEVQALVATSALASPRRANSGLDSSRVAMVLAVLERRGQVKLSNSDVYTSTVGGAKLSEPSTDLALLLAVASAATGTPLPAGLTALGEVGLAGEIRRVSGLNRRLAEAERMGFTTALVPADPGPVPGGIRVVEVTDVGQALAATGRDARLAADSPQRT from the coding sequence ATGGCGAAGGCGAAAGCGACGGCTCCGGCGTTCCGGTGCTCCGAGTGCGGCTGGACCACCGCGAAGTGGGTCGGCCGGTGCGGCGAGTGCCAGGCGTGGGGCACCGTCGAGCAGGCGGGCACGGCGAAGGCCGGGGTCACGGCGGCCGGCCCGGTCACCGAGGCGGCCCGGCCCATCGGCTCCGTCGCGCTCGAGGCGGCCCGGTCCCGGCCCACCGGGGTCGGCGAGTTCGACCGCGCGCTGGGCGGCGGGCTGGTGCAGGGCGCCGTCATCCTGCTGGCCGGCGAGCCGGGAGTCGGCAAGTCGACCCTCCTGCTCGACGTCACCGCGCGGTGGGCGCACGAGGCCGGCCGGGCGCTCTACATCACCGGCGAGGAGTCGGCGGCGCAGGTCCGGCTGCGGGCCGAGCGCACCGGCGCCGTCGCCGACCACCTGTACCTCGCCGCCGAGACCGACCTCTCCGCCGTCCTGGGCCACATCGACGAGGTACAGCCGTCGCTGCTGGTGCTCGACTCCGTGCAGACGGTGTCCAGCCCGGCCGTCGACGGCGCGGCCGGCGGCGTCACGCAGGTGCGCGAGGTGGCGGCGTCGCTCATCCGGGTGGCCAAGGACCGCGGGCTCGCCACCATCCTCGTCGGCCATGTCACCAAGGACGGCGGCATCGCCGGCCCGCGCGTGCTCGAGCACCTGGTCGACGTCGTGCTGCAGTTCGAGGGCGACCGCCATTCCCGGCTGCGGCTGGTTCGCACGGTGAAGAACCGGTTCGGCCCGGCCGACGAGGTCGGCTGCTTCGACCTCACCGACACCGGCATCACGTCGCTGGCCGACCCCACCGGGCTGTTCCTGTCCCGGCACGCCACGCCGGTGCCCGGCACCTGCATCACGGTCACGCTGGAGGGCCGGCGCCCGCTGCTCGGCGAGGTGCAGGCGCTGGTGGCCACGTCGGCGCTGGCCTCGCCGCGGCGGGCGAACAGCGGGCTCGACTCCTCCCGGGTGGCCATGGTGCTGGCCGTGCTGGAACGCCGTGGCCAGGTGAAACTCAGCAACAGCGACGTCTACACGTCCACCGTCGGCGGCGCGAAGCTGTCCGAGCCGTCCACCGACCTCGCGCTGCTGCTCGCCGTCGCCAGCGCCGCCACGGGCACGCCGTTGCCGGCCGGGCTCACGGCGCTCGGCGAGGTCGGGCTGGCCGGCGAGATCCGCCGCGTGTCGGGCCTGAACCGCCGGCTGGCCGAGGCCGAGCGCATGGGATTCACCACAGCGCTGGTGCCCGCCGACCCCGGCCCGGTGCCCGGCGGCATCCGCGTCGTCGAGGTCACCGACGTCGGGCAGGCGCTGGCGGCGACGGGCCGCGATGCCCGGTTGGCTGCGGATTCGCCCCAGCGCACCTGA
- the disA gene encoding DNA integrity scanning diadenylate cyclase DisA: MQGIDRAGADAKLRLALAAVAPGTNLREGLERILRGRTGALVVLGYDKTIEAMSTGGFSLDVEFSATRLRELAKMDGAIVVDRDCTKILKCATQLVPDPSIPTTESGTRHRTAERVAKQTGFPVISVSQSMRIVAIYVDDIRYVLEDAGQILSRANQALATLERYKLRLDEVSGTLSALEIEDLVTVRDVVSVAQRLEMVRRISVEIDGYVVELGTDGRLLSLQLDELVAGVDSDRELVIRDYLPAPSGRRKRSLGEAISALDTLSGTELLDLGAVARSLGFPGGGEQLDAAVSPRGFRLLARVPRLPDSVIDRLVEHFGGLQKLLAASVDDLQAVEGVGESRARSVREGLSRLAESSILERYV, translated from the coding sequence GTGCAAGGCATCGATCGAGCCGGCGCCGACGCGAAACTGCGCCTGGCTCTCGCAGCCGTCGCGCCCGGCACCAACCTGCGCGAGGGCCTCGAGCGCATCCTGCGCGGCCGCACCGGCGCCCTCGTCGTGCTCGGCTACGACAAGACCATCGAGGCCATGTCCACCGGCGGTTTCAGCCTCGACGTCGAGTTCAGCGCCACCCGGCTGCGCGAGCTGGCGAAGATGGACGGCGCCATCGTCGTCGACCGCGACTGCACGAAGATCCTCAAGTGCGCCACCCAGCTGGTGCCCGACCCGTCCATCCCCACCACGGAGTCCGGCACCCGGCACCGCACCGCGGAGCGGGTGGCCAAGCAGACCGGCTTCCCGGTCATCTCGGTCAGCCAGTCCATGCGCATCGTCGCCATCTACGTCGACGACATCCGGTACGTGCTCGAGGACGCCGGGCAGATCCTGTCGCGCGCCAACCAGGCGCTGGCCACGCTCGAGCGGTACAAGCTGCGCCTCGACGAAGTGTCCGGCACGCTGTCGGCGCTGGAGATCGAAGATCTCGTCACCGTCCGCGACGTCGTCTCGGTGGCGCAGCGGCTGGAGATGGTGCGGCGCATCTCGGTCGAGATCGACGGCTACGTCGTCGAGCTGGGCACCGACGGCCGGCTGCTCAGCCTGCAGCTCGACGAGCTCGTCGCCGGCGTCGACTCCGACCGCGAGCTGGTCATACGCGACTACTTGCCGGCCCCGTCCGGACGCCGCAAGCGCAGCCTCGGCGAGGCCATCAGCGCGCTCGACACCCTGTCCGGCACCGAGCTGCTCGACCTCGGCGCGGTGGCCCGGTCGCTCGGCTTCCCCGGCGGCGGCGAACAGCTCGACGCCGCGGTGAGCCCGCGCGGGTTCCGGCTGCTGGCGCGCGTGCCGCGGCTGCCCGACAGCGTCATCGACCGCCTGGTCGAGCACTTCGGCGGCCTGCAGAAGCTGCTCGCCGCCAGCGTCGACGACCTCCAAGCCGTCGAGGGCGTCGGCGAGTCCCGCGCCCGCAGCGTCCGCGAGGGACTGTCCCGGCTGGCCGAGTCCAGCATCCTCGAACGCTACGTCTGA
- a CDS encoding alpha/beta fold hydrolase: protein MRRVTTLLLVHGGLWEAGMDADAFWRRPGVVAALEDRGFDVVAPDRPVHAASWADEAEHLARALPAEPCTVVAGSNGCPAAVRLALARPDAVARLLLAWPATAGDPAVDARTSAALTASGAAPEVVAGLLAGDTLRGVTDAALAGLTVPLGLLPAEPENPFHQRRTVDALARLVPGATVLPGCTEPPRPDFAADLGRCADAMAAFAR, encoded by the coding sequence ATGAGGCGGGTGACGACGCTGCTGCTGGTGCATGGCGGGCTCTGGGAAGCGGGCATGGACGCCGACGCCTTCTGGCGGCGCCCCGGCGTCGTCGCCGCGCTGGAGGACCGCGGGTTCGACGTCGTCGCGCCGGACCGGCCGGTCCACGCGGCGTCGTGGGCGGACGAGGCGGAGCACTTGGCCAGGGCGCTGCCGGCGGAACCCTGCACCGTCGTCGCCGGGTCGAACGGCTGCCCGGCGGCGGTGCGGCTGGCGCTGGCCCGGCCGGACGCGGTCGCCCGGCTGCTGCTCGCCTGGCCCGCCACGGCCGGCGATCCCGCCGTCGACGCCCGGACGTCGGCCGCGCTCACGGCGTCGGGCGCCGCCCCGGAGGTAGTGGCGGGGCTGCTGGCCGGCGACACGCTGCGCGGCGTGACCGACGCCGCGCTGGCCGGGTTGACGGTGCCGCTCGGGTTGCTGCCGGCCGAGCCGGAGAACCCGTTCCACCAGCGGCGGACGGTGGACGCGCTGGCCCGGCTGGTGCCCGGCGCGACCGTGCTGCCCGGGTGCACGGAGCCGCCCCGGCCGGACTTCGCCGCCGACCTCGGCCGGTGCGCCGACGCGATGGCCGCGTTCGCCCGCTGA
- a CDS encoding A/G-specific adenine glycosylase, with protein sequence MHAAVLSWYSAHARDLPWRAPDRTPWGVLVSEIMLQQTPVVRVEPVWHEWMRRWPRPADLAAEEPGEAIRAWGRLGYPRRALRLHAAAVAIVDRHGGAVPSGYDELIALPGIGDYTAAAVASFAFGARHAVLDTNVRRVFARAVAGTQYPPPAPTAAERRMALDLVPDAETAPRWAVAVMELGALVCTARSPRCSSCPLATSCAWRLAGSPPDDGPPRRGQPWHGTDRQVRGRLMAILRDSDGPVPKHLLDAAWAEPVQRERALDALVSDGLVEPLDGHLFRLPTGAPLDRPV encoded by the coding sequence ATGCACGCCGCCGTCCTCTCCTGGTACTCCGCGCACGCCCGCGACCTTCCGTGGCGCGCGCCGGACCGGACGCCGTGGGGCGTGCTCGTGAGCGAGATCATGCTCCAGCAGACGCCCGTCGTCCGGGTCGAGCCGGTGTGGCACGAATGGATGCGACGGTGGCCGCGGCCGGCCGACCTCGCCGCCGAGGAGCCGGGCGAGGCGATCCGCGCCTGGGGGCGGCTCGGCTATCCGCGGCGGGCGCTGCGGCTGCACGCGGCCGCGGTCGCGATCGTCGACCGGCACGGTGGCGCGGTGCCTTCCGGCTATGACGAGCTCATCGCCCTGCCCGGCATCGGCGACTACACGGCCGCCGCCGTCGCGTCGTTCGCGTTCGGCGCCCGGCACGCCGTCCTCGACACCAACGTCCGGCGCGTGTTCGCCCGCGCCGTCGCCGGGACGCAGTACCCGCCGCCCGCGCCCACGGCGGCCGAGCGGCGCATGGCGCTGGACCTCGTGCCGGACGCCGAGACCGCGCCGCGCTGGGCGGTCGCCGTCATGGAGCTCGGGGCGCTGGTCTGCACGGCGCGCTCGCCGCGCTGTTCGTCGTGCCCCCTGGCCACATCCTGCGCCTGGCGCCTCGCCGGCTCCCCTCCGGACGACGGTCCCCCACGCCGCGGCCAGCCCTGGCACGGCACCGACCGCCAGGTCCGCGGCCGGCTGATGGCGATCCTGCGCGACTCGGACGGCCCCGTGCCCAAGCATCTGCTGGACGCGGCGTGGGCGGAGCCGGTTCAGCGCGAACGCGCCCTCGACGCCCTAGTCTCCGACGGCCTCGTCGAGCCCCTCGACGGCCACCTCTTCCGCCTGCCGACTGGCGCTCCACTAGACCGACCGGTTTAG
- a CDS encoding glycoside hydrolase family 3 protein: MPRMHRRSLLRVAAATTAAALIAAPTLAAPASADDEREEWVAAQLDGMTLEEKVGQLFVVQVYGADAHTVTDAQRASNQAAYGVDTPADVVQKYHLGGVIYFAWSGNVTNPRQVAQLSNGLQRTATEDGGPPLIISTDQETGIVARMPAPATQFPGAQALAAGQSTNAAREAAKITARELRAVGINQNFAPVADVNVNAENPVIGVRSFSSDPAMASAYVAAQVAGYQNGQGVAAAAKHFPGHGDTSTDSHYGVPEIDHTRAEWEAIDAPPFQAAVDAGIDVIMTAHIVVDSLDPTGVPATLSEPIITGLLRGELGYDGVVVTDALNMEGVRQGFGPDRVPVLALQAGVDQLLVPKDGDMDVMYQAVLAAVRDGEISEDRLDESVERILELKWKRGITGDEQVDVDRVDRTVGVRAHQAAAQRITDPTVTALRNTGADGAAILPVAPASSVNVVTTNTAAGNDLAAALTAQGATATTQAVGTRPSDAAIAAAVQAAPAHDLTVVVTSNAWDTLTTDPQGRQRRLVAELAATGHPVVAVAVRNAYDVAYLPESAGFLAAYSSTTVSMRSVAKVLTGAISPAGRLPVVVPAADGSVLYPIGHGLTW; this comes from the coding sequence ATGCCCCGGATGCACCGTCGCAGCCTGTTACGTGTCGCCGCGGCCACGACCGCCGCCGCGCTGATCGCCGCCCCGACGCTGGCAGCGCCGGCGTCCGCGGACGACGAGAGAGAGGAGTGGGTGGCCGCCCAGCTGGACGGCATGACGCTGGAGGAGAAGGTCGGCCAGCTGTTCGTGGTCCAGGTGTACGGCGCCGACGCGCACACCGTCACGGACGCGCAGCGGGCCAGCAACCAGGCCGCCTACGGCGTCGACACCCCCGCGGACGTGGTGCAGAAGTACCACCTCGGCGGCGTCATCTACTTCGCCTGGTCCGGCAACGTCACCAACCCGCGGCAGGTCGCCCAGCTCTCCAACGGCCTGCAGCGGACGGCGACGGAGGACGGCGGGCCGCCGCTGATCATCAGCACCGACCAGGAGACCGGCATCGTCGCCCGCATGCCGGCCCCGGCGACGCAGTTCCCGGGCGCCCAGGCGCTGGCGGCCGGCCAGAGCACGAACGCCGCCCGCGAGGCCGCGAAGATCACCGCCAGGGAGCTGCGCGCCGTCGGCATCAACCAGAACTTCGCGCCGGTCGCCGACGTCAACGTGAACGCGGAGAACCCGGTCATCGGCGTCCGCAGCTTCAGTTCGGACCCGGCGATGGCGTCGGCGTACGTCGCCGCGCAGGTGGCCGGGTACCAGAACGGCCAGGGCGTCGCGGCCGCGGCGAAGCACTTCCCCGGCCACGGCGACACCAGCACGGACAGCCACTACGGCGTCCCGGAGATCGACCACACGCGCGCCGAGTGGGAGGCCATCGACGCGCCGCCGTTCCAGGCGGCGGTCGACGCCGGGATCGACGTGATCATGACGGCGCACATCGTCGTCGACAGCCTGGACCCGACCGGCGTCCCGGCGACGCTGTCCGAGCCGATCATCACCGGGCTGCTGCGCGGCGAGCTCGGCTACGACGGCGTCGTCGTGACGGACGCGCTGAACATGGAGGGCGTGCGCCAGGGCTTCGGCCCGGACCGCGTCCCGGTGCTCGCGCTGCAGGCCGGCGTCGACCAGCTGCTGGTGCCGAAGGACGGCGACATGGACGTCATGTACCAGGCGGTGCTGGCGGCGGTCCGCGACGGCGAGATCAGCGAGGACCGGCTGGACGAGAGCGTCGAGCGGATCCTGGAACTGAAGTGGAAGCGCGGCATCACCGGCGACGAGCAGGTCGACGTCGACCGCGTCGACCGGACGGTCGGCGTCCGCGCGCACCAGGCCGCCGCCCAGCGCATCACCGACCCGACCGTCACGGCGCTGCGCAACACCGGCGCCGACGGCGCGGCGATCCTGCCGGTCGCACCTGCCAGCAGCGTCAACGTCGTCACGACGAACACGGCGGCCGGCAACGACCTCGCGGCCGCCCTGACCGCCCAGGGCGCGACGGCGACGACCCAGGCGGTCGGCACCCGGCCCAGCGACGCCGCCATCGCCGCCGCCGTCCAGGCCGCGCCCGCCCACGACCTCACCGTCGTCGTCACGTCCAACGCCTGGGACACGCTGACGACGGACCCGCAGGGCCGGCAGCGCCGCCTGGTCGCCGAGCTGGCCGCCACCGGTCACCCGGTCGTCGCGGTCGCCGTCCGCAACGCCTACGACGTCGCCTACCTGCCCGAGTCCGCCGGGTTCCTCGCCGCCTACTCGTCGACGACGGTGTCGATGCGCAGCGTCGCGAAGGTCCTGACCGGCGCCATCTCCCCCGCGGGACGGCTGCCCGTCGTCGTCCCGGCGGCCGACGGCAGCGTGCTCTACCCGATCGGCCACGGCCTCACCTGGTGA
- a CDS encoding exo-beta-N-acetylmuramidase NamZ family protein has protein sequence MDRRTFIASAGAAGAAVVAAPSVAFATGNDPARAVLTGAQRLADDGWTALSGHRVGVISNPTGILPDASHIVDSMVASGAVNIVGVFGPEHGFRGSAQAGEAEETTIDPRTGVTVYDAYGAQEAGFMRMFAEADVEVVVFDIQDVGARFYTYIWTMWSAMRAAARMGLKFVVLDRPNPVGGSARGPMLFPGFESGIGQRYIVQQHGMTVGELARFFNTEFLPDDAGASVEDLEVVTMRRWRPDSRYADTGLPWVLPSPNMPTPETAQVYVGTCVFEGTTASEGRGTTRPFELIGAPYGTYHWADDLNAAGLPGVDFREAYFVPWISKNVGVVNGGVQLHVTDPAAFDPVRTGVAMLVAAKGRYPDTFAWRGGGTSDGFIHKLHGSERLRVMVDAGASTDDIVASWQDELAEFDRRRQPYLLYRGRR, from the coding sequence ATGGACCGCCGTACGTTCATCGCATCCGCCGGTGCCGCAGGCGCCGCCGTCGTCGCCGCCCCGTCAGTCGCGTTCGCCACCGGCAACGACCCGGCGAGGGCCGTGCTGACGGGCGCGCAGCGGCTGGCCGACGACGGCTGGACGGCGCTGTCCGGCCACCGCGTCGGCGTCATCTCGAACCCGACCGGGATCCTCCCGGACGCGTCGCACATCGTCGACAGCATGGTCGCCTCCGGCGCCGTGAACATCGTCGGCGTGTTCGGCCCCGAGCACGGCTTCCGCGGCTCGGCGCAGGCCGGCGAGGCGGAGGAGACGACGATCGACCCGCGCACCGGCGTGACGGTGTACGACGCGTACGGCGCGCAGGAGGCCGGCTTCATGCGGATGTTCGCCGAGGCGGACGTCGAGGTCGTCGTCTTCGACATCCAGGACGTCGGCGCCCGGTTCTACACCTACATCTGGACGATGTGGTCGGCGATGCGCGCGGCCGCCCGCATGGGGCTGAAGTTCGTCGTGCTGGACCGGCCGAATCCGGTCGGCGGCTCGGCCCGGGGACCGATGCTGTTCCCCGGGTTCGAGTCGGGCATCGGTCAGCGCTACATCGTCCAGCAGCACGGCATGACGGTCGGCGAGCTGGCCCGGTTCTTCAACACCGAGTTCCTGCCCGACGACGCCGGCGCCTCCGTCGAGGACCTCGAGGTCGTGACGATGCGCCGCTGGCGGCCCGATTCCCGCTACGCCGACACCGGCCTGCCGTGGGTGCTGCCCAGCCCGAACATGCCGACCCCCGAGACCGCGCAGGTCTACGTGGGCACCTGCGTGTTCGAGGGGACGACGGCGTCGGAGGGCCGCGGCACCACGCGGCCGTTCGAGCTGATCGGCGCGCCGTACGGCACCTACCACTGGGCCGACGACCTCAACGCGGCCGGGCTGCCCGGCGTCGACTTCCGCGAGGCCTACTTCGTGCCGTGGATCAGCAAGAACGTCGGCGTGGTGAACGGGGGCGTCCAGCTGCACGTCACCGACCCGGCCGCGTTCGACCCGGTCCGCACCGGCGTCGCGATGCTGGTCGCGGCGAAGGGCCGGTATCCGGACACGTTCGCCTGGCGCGGCGGCGGCACCAGCGACGGCTTCATCCACAAGCTGCACGGGTCGGAGCGGCTGCGGGTGATGGTCGACGCGGGGGCGTCGACGGACGATATCGTCGCCTCGTGGCAGGACGAGCTGGCCGAGTTCGACCGGCGCCGCCAGCCGTACCTGCTCTACCGGGGCCGGCGATGA